One window from the genome of Entelurus aequoreus isolate RoL-2023_Sb linkage group LG04, RoL_Eaeq_v1.1, whole genome shotgun sequence encodes:
- the jakmip1 gene encoding trichohyalin isoform X1, whose protein sequence is MTRDDVWRERLQRSQRQLKAKEDEMCRQSRYFDNFKAQLQHKVSLARDREESLQKRVYTLEKQLLDVTVSAATDVATLSAVRITARRETHWKEHERLPGARGEGEGEEERNQGRRQLNVGAQGDGAREDKERNVDNNVKLQGFIVNLQEDLKVLLEREGSGVSERRRLTEQLQEAQESRQLLCCKVEEMEEEIQQLKVSESILVKEIGELQRDLRSPTKPTPNGHHSEESPEKVLNEKDAVPVDQHQAAAGSTKLGQPAPILSAKHGSQRSSKMCSFPRLRLQSLDDWGSTRDFNVEEMPSEESDALREAYRSLGFGGDIEGLKEQYERLEATLQHSKEQLQVMAQENDQLKLLLRSQAEEKLMQKVSTTSANDGDDACQSSPVQDNITDSDLLQALNQENRALAVRIQELLAHIELNEEDIKRERSQLRAHVLCLEEDKAKLEQEKEEQGCLVTELTKKTEDDLNTILELQQKLEEDRAERSEQKNIKCGGQNPATVSGRCQENKPAECLVQSENQLPQLTSSQQVDDMTTFLKPVCQQDLQSLRVEQEELTSSVFSLRRQEEEVSLSVQTQTEEKQLLTRTVWALKEEKDGLCRALHGLKQEREHLIREVSGVKDEKACLFKSVNELKEAKKKLMECFPALEREKEKLLESLLSGKEATNHFGESVQESSQSVLTWTVETLNLTDSLKRLNELTDQPPPLWNLQQDRDRLLKSISTLKDEKVRSEHSVGCLKLEEAQTMQSLEASRGERIDQPRPTQENKTNYGVTGQENRQHVTRSFNGNTVQEQSNLVSEVKVLTEELQKSQEELSKRHKETADLHRQLSQAEATRQDAERKAAQAVDEVERLTHLMAQTEDISMENGHLTTQVKALQSKVDVLAREKATILSLKSDIEGQYNILTAQLKAKTVALDELNAEYINLKKGRDNEDDLSALVSLRTRYNDIRAKYDALLKAKSSADKDIVPLKAKLSSLLLKCQERNNLLAQTMRALREHGPVDATLTVQVNQLLTDAVLLQYTAAFTHAGFTKDPDQGLTTGFISNFQKYTCATDPGNQQHQDDFHTDQKRKETVDAMCVAAVLRQRIAISPVPTLQEDIKVPSSPDPKPKEVFSLDTTQLQPSDDEPEKTSPLDKRPASSPVSSNVSDSSRSHRSPAPPLSVSPVRRRLSSPEKILNLHEQLQQTMLSVSRASVRRGRGEESRGSLSFSAPASPSPSSQTKLQTACITAPPGGPLPFCTASSLAKPPLALTNTPVARRNQPTALFNAVTARCTNKPFTPHLLANNHFKSPSSLSANVFLRNASSSKVKSSSGGDTNVPTSPKLKSADAEPTSPLMTAIFKATDFTASDTSAPIKQNVHKDVDVSMTSKPDGAASARDSIEITTFHFPERPSKSATRSHSAPGKMRPSRPSAEAPAGVLSVEVIKQVGNSSLLIGWERPPLDELGCSHGTFVYGYRVFVDGDFYKSVMSSACTKCVLENVDLTEPVEIGVQTLGSNGLISNSVHAFYTSPGL, encoded by the exons ATG ACTCGGGACGATGTGTGGCGAGAGCGACTGCAGCGCTCTCAGAGGCAGCTGAAGGCCAAAGAGGACGAGATGTGTCGCCAGTCCCGGTACTTTGACAACTTTAAAGCGCAACTCCAACACAAGGTGAGCCTGGCGAGGGACAGAGAGGAGAGTCTACAGAAGCGCGTTTACACGCTAGAGAAGCAGCTCCTGGATGTGACCGTGAGCGCCGCCACCGATGTGGCCACGTTAAGTGCGGTGAGAATTACAGCCAGGAGGGAAAcgcactggaaggagcatgagAGGCTACCTGGCGCTAGAGGAGAAGGTgaaggagaagaggagagaaatcAAGGCAGGAGGCAGCTAAACGTAGGAGCCCAAGGAGACGGAGCACGTGAGGACAAAGAAAGGAACGTAGACAACAATGTGAAGCTGCAAGGTTTCATCGTGAACCTGCAGGAGGATCTCAAGGTGCTGCTGGAGAGAGAGGGAAGCGGAGTGTCCGAGCGGCGGAGGCTAACGGAGCAGCTCCAGGAAGCTCAAGAGAGCCGTCAGTTGCTGTGCTGCAAGGTGGAGGAGATGGAGGAGGAGATACAACAGCTGAAGGTGTCTGAAAGCATCCTTGTCAAGGAGATAGGAGAGCTTCAGCGTGACCTTAGGAGTCCAACTAAACCAACTCCCAATGGACATCATTCAGAAGAAAGCCCTGAAAAG GTGCTGAATGAGAAGGATGCAGTTCCAGTTGATCAGCACCAGGCGGCAGCAGGGAGCACAAAGCTTGGCCAACCAGCTCCGATCCTTAGTGCCAAACACGGATCTCAGCGTTCATCTAAAATGTGCTCTTTTCCTCGCCTTCGTCTCCAGTCACTAGATGACTGGGGCTCTACAAGGGACTTCAATGTGGAGGAAATGCCCAGCGAGGAATCTGATGCCCTGAGGGAGGCGTACAGGAGCTTGGGATTCGGTGGGGACATTGAGGGTCTCAAAGAGCAATATGAGCGTCTGGAGGCCACCCTGCAACACTCGAAGGAGCAGCTGCAAGTGATGGCTCAGGAGAATGATCAACTGAAATTGCTGCTGCGGAGTCAAGCCGAAGAGAAGTTAATGCAAAAG GTTAGCACAACATCAGCCAATGATGGAGATGATGCCTGCCAGTCGTCGCCTGTCCAAGATAACATCACCGACAGCGATCTTCTCCAGGCTCTAAATCAGGAGAACCGTGCCCTGGCTGTCCGGATCCAGGAGCTACTGGCTCACATTGAGCTGAATGAGGAAGACATAAAGCGCGAGCGGTCTCAGCTGAGGGCGCATGTTTTATGTCTGGAGGAAGACAAAGCCAAGCTGGAGCAGGAGAAGGAAGAGCAAGGTTGCCTGGTCACGGAACTCACCAAGAAGACCGAAGATGATCTAAATACTATCTTGGAGCTGCAGCAGAAGCTAGAAGAAGACAGGGCGGAGCGGAGTGAACAGAAGAACATAAAGTGTGGAGGTCAGAATCCAGCCACAGTTTCAGGGAGATGTCAAGAGAACAAACCAGCGGAGTGTTTAGTGCAGAGTGAGAACCAACTACCTCAATTGACATCAAGCCAACAAGTAGATGATATGACCACATTTTTAAAGCCTGTTTGCCAACAAGACCTGCAGAGCCTAAGAGTAGAGCAGGAGGAGCTGACCTCCTCTGTGTTTTCACTCCGACGACAAGAAGAAGAAGTCTCTCTGTCAGTCCAAACACAAACTGAAGAGAAACAGCTTTTAACTCGGACAGTCTGGGCGCTGAAAGAGGAGAAAGACGGGCTCTGTCGCGCTTTACACGGCCTGAAGCAGGAGCGGGAGCATCTAATCAGGGAAGTCAGTGGGGTGAAGGATGAGAAAGCTTGCCTGTTCAAATCCGTAAATGAGCTAAAAGAAGCGAAGAAGAAACTCATGGAGTGTTTTCCGGCCCTTGAAAGAGAAAAGGAGAAACTGTTAGAATCGCTCCTAAGTGGAAAAGAGGCGACCAATCACTTTGGAGAGTCGGTACAAGAGTCGAGTCAGAGCGTTCTCACTTGGACAGTGGAGACATTGAATCTGACCGATTCCCTCAAGCGTCTGAACGAGTTGACAGATCAGCCTCCACCGCTCTGGAATTTGCAACAAGACCGTGACAGGCTGCTAAAGTCAATTAGCACTTTGAAAGATGAGAAAGTCCGAAGTGAACATTCAGTCGGGTGCTTAAAACTGGAGGAAGCGCAGACGATGCAATCACTCGAAGCTTCAAGAGGAGAAAGAATTGATCAACCCAGACCGACACAAGAGAATAAAACCAACTACGGAGTGACTGGGCAGGAAAATAGACAACATGTGACAAGAAGCTTCAATGGAAACACGGTGCAG GAGCAAAGTAACCTGGTGAGCGAGGTCAAGGTTTTGACAGAAGAACTCCAGAAGTCacaagaagaattgtcaaaaagACACAAAGAG ACTGCAGATCTACACAGGCAGCTGAGTCAAGCAGAAGCCACCAGGCAGGATGCAGAGAGGAAAGCAGCTCAGGCAGTTGACGAGGTGGAGAGGCTGACCCATTTAATGGCGCAAACAGAAGACATCAGCATGGAGAATGGCCACCTCACCACACAG GTTAAAGCGCTGCAGAGCAAAGTGGACGTCCTAGCCAGGGAAAAGGCCACCATTCTGTCACTGAAGTCAGACATTGAAGGGCAATACAATATCCTCACAGCACAGCTGAAAGCCAAG ACGGTGGCTCTAGATGAGCTGAATGCTGAGTATATCAACCTGAAAAAAGGGCGTGACAACGAAGACGACCTGAGCGCTCTCGTGTCCCTCCGAACACGTTACAACGACATCCGAGCCAAG TACGACGCACTCCTAAAAGCAAAGAGCTCTGCAGATAAGGATATAGTTCCATTAAAG GCCAAGCTCTCCTCTCTGCTGCTGAAGTGTCAGGAGAGAAACAACTTATTGGCGCAGACAATGAGAGCCCTGCGTGAGCACGGCCCCGTGGACGCCACGCTGACCGTGCAAGTCAATCAACTGCTCACCGACGCGGTGCTGCTTCAGTACACCGCTGCATTCACACATGCGGGTTTTACAAAGGACCCAGACCAAGGACTGACAACAGGATTTATTTCCAATTTTCAAAAGTACACTTGCGCCACAGACCCCGGAAACCAGCAACATCAAGATGATTTCCACACGgaccagaaaagaaaagaaactgttGATGCCATGTGTGTAGCAGCTGTTCTAAGACAGAGAATTGCCATCTCACCTGTGCCAACCCTGCAAGAGGACATCAAGGTGCCATCATCACCTGACCCAAAACCGAAAGAAGTTTTTAGTCTTGACACAACCCAG CTGCAGCCCTCTGATGATGAACCAGAAAAAACGTCTCCTCTGGACAAAAGACCGGCGTCATCCCCAGTGTCATCCAACGTGTCGGACTCCAGCAGGTCTCACCGAAGTCCTGCACCTCCTCTCTCAGTCAGCCCAGTCAGGAGGAGGCTGAGCAGTCCTGAGAAAATCCTCAACCTGCATGAGCAACTGCAGCAGACCATGTTGAGTGTCTCTCGG GCTTCTGTAAGAAGAGGGAGAGGAGAAGAGTCCAGAGGGAGTCTTTCATTCTCAGCTCCCGCATCCCCAAGTCCATCCTCGCAGACAAAGCTACAGACCGCCTGTATCACTGCTCCCCCTGGTGGCCCTCTCCCATTCTGCACAGCTTCAAGCCTGGCCAAGCCCCCTCTAGCACTGACAAACACACCTGTTGCTAGAAGAAATCAGCCAACAGCGCTTTTTAACGCAGTCACAGCAAGATGCACTAATAAGCCCTTCACACCTCATTTGTTGGCTAACAATCACTTTAAAAGTCCTTCCTCGCTCTCTGCTAACGTGTTCCTTCGTAACGCTTCATCAAGCAAAGTCAAATCCAGCTCAGGCGGGGACACTAATGTACCAACATCCCCGAAACTGAAAAGTGCTGATGCCGAACCCACATCTCCTTTAATGACAGCAATCTTTAAAGCTACTGACTTCACTGCCTCAGACACAAGTGCCCCAATTAAACAGAATGTCCACAAAGACGTCGATGTCAGCATGACATCAAAGCCGGACGGTGCTGCTTCTGCACGGGACAGCATCGAAATCACTACGTTCCACTTCCCTGAGAGACCATCCAAGTCTGCAACAAGGTCCCATAGTGCTCCTGGCAAGATGAGACCTTCAAGACCCAGCGCAG AAGCTCCAGCGGGGGTGCTCTCTGTGGAGGTCATCAAACAGGTGGGTAACAGCAGCCTCCTTATTGGCTGGGAAAGGCCTCCTCTGGACGAGCTAGGCTGCAGTCACGGCACATTCGTGTATGGATACAGG gTGTTTGTGGATGGGGACTTCTACAAGTCTGTCATGAGTTCTGCGTGCACCAAG TGTGTACTGGAAAATGTGGATTTGACGGAACCAGTGGAGATTGGTGTTCAAACACTTGGCTCTAATGGGCTGATTTCAAACAGTGTCCACGCCTTTTACACGTCTCCAG GATTATGA